One window of Pirellulales bacterium genomic DNA carries:
- a CDS encoding putative zinc-binding metallopeptidase, with translation MRSRSRHIAAVLSEPRRRAREPRWAHLSDRELLDWRMCDLGVRIEGSILESRVARINEELARRGLRFRPAFWLSEEWFSPDGVAGVAMPFYLAHPRLTKLEQRQMLAVEGGTRQWCMRIMRHEVGHAIDNAYRLHRRRRWRELFGSATQPYPEFYSPKPYSKRYVLHLDSWYAQSHPSEDFAESFAVWLRPGSRWRKQYAGWPALNKLRYVDELMKEIGDQPQLVRSRLKVDALHQLKKTLREHYEEKRARYSTEHAAVYDRDLRRLFSDSKENAGRPAASAVLRRMRPHLRELVAHWTGAHQYTIDQVLQEMITRCRELKLRMHRSEGTTRRDALVVLTVHTMNYLHAGHHRLAL, from the coding sequence GTGCGATCCCGCTCCCGACACATCGCGGCCGTTTTAAGCGAACCGCGACGTCGCGCGCGAGAACCGCGCTGGGCGCACTTGTCGGATCGTGAGTTGCTCGACTGGCGGATGTGCGACTTGGGAGTCCGGATCGAAGGTTCGATCCTGGAATCGCGTGTGGCGCGGATCAACGAAGAGCTCGCCCGGCGTGGCTTGCGATTTCGCCCGGCCTTCTGGCTCTCGGAGGAATGGTTCTCGCCCGATGGCGTGGCCGGCGTGGCGATGCCGTTTTATCTGGCGCATCCGCGGCTGACGAAGCTCGAGCAGCGACAGATGCTGGCCGTCGAAGGGGGGACGCGGCAATGGTGCATGCGAATCATGCGCCACGAGGTGGGGCATGCTATCGATAACGCCTACCGGCTGCATCGCCGCCGACGGTGGCGCGAGCTGTTCGGCAGTGCGACGCAACCCTACCCGGAGTTTTATTCTCCCAAGCCGTACAGCAAGCGGTATGTGTTACATCTCGATAGCTGGTATGCGCAGAGCCATCCTTCCGAGGACTTCGCCGAATCATTTGCTGTCTGGCTGCGCCCCGGTTCGCGCTGGCGCAAGCAGTACGCCGGCTGGCCGGCGCTGAACAAGCTGCGCTACGTCGATGAATTGATGAAGGAAATCGGGGACCAGCCGCAACTGGTGCGATCGCGACTGAAGGTCGACGCCCTGCATCAGTTGAAGAAGACCTTGCGCGAGCATTACGAAGAAAAACGGGCTCGTTACAGCACCGAACATGCCGCCGTTTACGACCGCGACCTGCGGCGGCTGTTCTCCGACTCGAAGGAAAACGCCGGCCGTCCGGCCGCTTCGGCCGTGTTGCGCCGCATGCGACCTCACCTGCGCGAGCTTGTCGCGCACTGGACCGGCGCGCATCAATATACGATTGACCAGGTGCTGCAGGAGATGATCACCCGCTGTCGCGAACTGAAGCTGCGGATGCACCGCTCGGAAGGAACAACGCGGCGCGATGCCCTGGTCGTGCTTACTGTCCATACGATGAATTACCTCCACGCAGGTCACCACCGGTTGGCGTTATGA
- a CDS encoding ATP-grasp domain-containing protein has translation MKTLRVLVLMHEDLVPPESIAGLSVKEVAPFKSEYDVSAGLTNIGHEVRPLGLSSDLGVLRNAILEWKPDIMFNLLEEFHGVAVYDQHVVGYLELMRKPYTGCNPRGLLLAHDKALTKEILSYHRIRVPDFAVFPQGKVVKRPKRLKFPLLVKSISEEGSVGIAQASVVHSDEKLKERVEFIHAQTSTDAIAEEFIEGRELYVGVIGNQRLETFPTWEMFFRNMPDDTMRIATEKVKWDQDYQKKHGIETGPAENLDPAVDAQIAKICKRVYRTLSLSGYARMDLRLTPEGQVYVLEANPNPNLEYGEDFSESAEKAGLSYEALLSRILSLGLNYQAAWQWGL, from the coding sequence ATGAAGACATTGCGCGTGCTGGTGCTGATGCACGAAGACCTGGTGCCCCCCGAGAGCATCGCCGGTCTCAGCGTCAAGGAAGTTGCTCCGTTCAAGAGCGAATATGACGTCTCGGCCGGATTGACGAATATCGGCCATGAAGTCCGTCCGCTGGGACTGAGCAGCGACTTGGGCGTGCTGCGCAATGCGATTCTGGAATGGAAGCCAGATATCATGTTCAACTTGCTCGAGGAGTTTCACGGCGTCGCGGTCTACGACCAGCACGTCGTCGGCTACCTGGAGCTGATGCGCAAGCCCTACACGGGCTGCAACCCACGAGGGCTGCTACTGGCGCATGACAAGGCGCTGACCAAGGAAATCCTCTCGTATCATCGCATCCGGGTGCCTGATTTCGCGGTCTTTCCGCAGGGCAAAGTGGTGAAACGGCCGAAGCGGCTTAAGTTTCCCTTGTTGGTCAAGTCGATCAGCGAAGAAGGCTCAGTCGGCATTGCGCAGGCGTCGGTTGTCCACAGTGACGAGAAGCTTAAGGAGCGCGTCGAGTTCATTCACGCCCAGACTTCCACCGATGCCATCGCCGAGGAATTCATCGAAGGGCGCGAGCTGTACGTCGGCGTAATAGGCAATCAGCGGCTGGAGACATTTCCGACTTGGGAAATGTTCTTCCGCAACATGCCGGACGACACGATGCGGATTGCCACCGAGAAGGTGAAGTGGGATCAGGATTACCAAAAGAAACATGGGATCGAGACCGGACCGGCCGAGAACCTCGATCCGGCCGTCGACGCCCAGATCGCCAAGATTTGCAAACGCGTCTACCGCACGTTGAGCCTGAGCGGCTACGCCCGGATGGACCTGCGGTTGACGCCCGAAGGGCAGGTTTACGTGCTCGAGGCGAACCCCAACCCGAACCTGGAATATGGCGAGGATTTCTCCGAGAGCGCCGAGAAGGCCGGTTTGTCGTACGAGGCGCTGCTGTCACGCATTCTCAGCCTGGGCCTGAACTATCAGGCGGCGTGGCAGTGGGGGCTCTAG
- the argH gene encoding argininosuccinate lyase, protein MASKPWGGVFAEATDRRVEKFTESVSFDRRLYPQDIRASIAHVQMLAKVGLVTTAECQQIVQGLEAIRHEIEQGQFEFRIELEDVHMHIERALVNRLGDVGRKLHTGRSRNDQVSTDLRLWVREAIDTVSSRLLDLQRAFVGRCAQDRDCIMPGYTHTQRAQPVLAAHYWLAYCEKLARDRDRLADCRRRVNVLTLGTAALAGTTLPIDRHDVAQRLGFEAVASNSLDASSDRDFVLEFAFALSMIGEHLSTWAEEWILWSTSEFNFLKLPQAFCTGSSIMPQKINPDVLELVRGKTARLVGNLTRLQVLLKGLPLAYNRDLQEDKEAIFDSVDTVVGCLEVAAPLVAGATLNREVIAAGLDRGYLDATTLMEWLIKQDVPQRTAHEIVGQLVRKAMERRVPLAQLSLAEFQAVHAAIDKSVFDVLGAERAISAFTSYGSTAPAEVDRQIAAWTARLAKNSESTTT, encoded by the coding sequence GTGGCGAGCAAGCCCTGGGGTGGTGTCTTTGCCGAGGCGACCGATCGGCGGGTCGAAAAGTTCACCGAAAGCGTGAGCTTCGACCGGCGCCTCTACCCACAGGACATTCGGGCTTCGATCGCGCATGTACAAATGCTGGCAAAGGTCGGTCTGGTAACGACCGCCGAATGCCAGCAGATTGTGCAAGGACTGGAAGCGATTCGCCACGAGATTGAGCAGGGGCAGTTCGAGTTCCGTATCGAGCTCGAAGATGTCCACATGCACATCGAACGGGCCCTGGTCAACCGGCTGGGGGATGTCGGCCGCAAGCTTCACACGGGGCGCAGCCGCAACGACCAGGTTTCCACCGATCTGCGTCTCTGGGTGCGCGAGGCCATTGATACGGTCAGTTCGCGCCTGCTCGACTTGCAGCGAGCCTTTGTCGGCCGCTGCGCGCAAGACCGCGACTGCATCATGCCCGGCTACACCCATACGCAACGGGCCCAGCCCGTGCTGGCCGCGCATTACTGGCTGGCCTATTGCGAAAAGCTGGCGCGCGATCGCGACCGGCTGGCGGATTGCCGCCGGCGCGTTAACGTCCTAACGCTGGGCACGGCAGCACTGGCCGGCACGACATTGCCGATCGACCGGCACGACGTGGCACAGCGGCTCGGGTTCGAAGCCGTGGCCTCGAACAGTCTCGACGCTTCGAGCGATCGCGACTTCGTGCTGGAATTCGCCTTCGCGCTGTCGATGATTGGCGAGCATCTGAGCACTTGGGCCGAAGAATGGATTCTGTGGTCTACCAGCGAATTCAACTTCTTGAAGCTGCCGCAGGCGTTCTGCACCGGCTCGTCGATCATGCCGCAGAAGATCAACCCCGACGTGCTGGAGCTGGTTCGCGGCAAGACCGCCCGCCTGGTCGGGAACTTGACGCGCTTGCAGGTGCTGTTGAAGGGATTGCCGCTGGCCTACAACCGCGACCTGCAAGAGGACAAGGAAGCGATCTTCGACTCGGTCGACACGGTCGTGGGCTGCCTGGAGGTGGCCGCGCCGCTGGTGGCCGGCGCCACTTTAAATCGCGAGGTGATCGCCGCCGGTTTGGATCGCGGCTATCTGGACGCCACGACGCTGATGGAATGGCTGATCAAGCAAGACGTTCCGCAACGCACCGCACACGAGATCGTGGGCCAACTGGTGCGTAAGGCGATGGAACGCCGGGTGCCGCTGGCCCAGCTTTCGCTCGCTGAGTTTCAAGCCGTCCACGCGGCGATCGACAAGTCGGTTTTTGACGTGCTGGGGGCTGAGCGGGCGATCTCCGCCTTCACCAGCTACGGGTCGACAGCTCCGGCCGAGGTCGATCGGCAGATTGCCGCCTGGACGGCTCGATTGGCCAAGAATTCGGAAAGCACCACAACCTGA
- a CDS encoding sigma-54 dependent transcriptional regulator produces the protein MMSRSFRPAEPTSTSGPPIRGIIGSGAAMEKVYRLTRQVAKSNASVLLLGETGTGKELIAKAVHQLSPRGTGPFVRVNCGALSESLLESELFGHVRGSFTGAIDNRTGRFEAAHTGTVFLDEINSTTPKLQVKLLRVLQEREFERVGDTQTIRVDTRVIAASNRDLLEEVEADRFREDLYYRLNVVPIHLPPLRERREDIPELISHFLHVYNEENDRYVVHIEPKAMEALQDYAWPGNVRELQNYIERSVVMAPGDELTCELLPDTVLGQRRPRSTRFKEPDLETLAFELVQQALATAGAQEDALHTKVVNRVERELIAQVLASCEHVQIKAAARLGINRNTLHKKLKEYNLDESGADGGA, from the coding sequence ATGATGAGCCGTTCCTTCCGACCCGCCGAGCCGACGTCTACCTCGGGGCCACCGATCCGTGGCATTATCGGATCGGGCGCCGCGATGGAGAAGGTCTATCGACTGACGCGGCAGGTGGCCAAGAGCAACGCTTCGGTGCTGCTACTGGGCGAGACGGGGACCGGCAAGGAATTGATCGCCAAGGCCGTGCATCAGCTCAGCCCACGTGGCACGGGACCGTTTGTGCGGGTCAATTGCGGCGCACTCTCCGAGAGTCTGCTGGAGAGCGAGCTATTCGGGCATGTACGCGGATCGTTTACCGGGGCGATCGACAATCGGACCGGCCGCTTCGAGGCCGCGCATACCGGTACCGTCTTTCTCGACGAGATCAATTCCACCACGCCTAAGCTGCAGGTCAAGCTGCTGCGCGTGCTGCAAGAGCGCGAGTTCGAGCGCGTCGGCGATACGCAGACCATTCGCGTCGATACGCGTGTCATCGCGGCCAGCAATCGCGATTTATTGGAAGAGGTCGAAGCAGATCGTTTTCGTGAAGACCTTTACTACCGTTTGAACGTCGTGCCGATTCATTTGCCGCCCTTACGCGAGCGGCGAGAAGACATCCCAGAGCTGATCAGCCACTTCTTGCACGTCTACAACGAAGAGAACGATCGGTACGTGGTACACATCGAGCCGAAGGCGATGGAAGCGCTGCAAGATTACGCCTGGCCGGGGAATGTGCGCGAGCTGCAGAATTACATCGAGCGGTCCGTCGTGATGGCGCCGGGAGATGAGCTGACGTGCGAGCTATTGCCGGACACGGTTCTCGGACAGCGACGTCCGCGCAGCACGCGATTCAAAGAGCCTGATCTAGAGACATTGGCCTTCGAGTTGGTGCAGCAGGCGCTGGCGACCGCCGGAGCGCAAGAAGACGCCCTGCACACGAAGGTGGTCAATCGCGTCGAGCGCGAATTGATCGCGCAAGTGCTGGCCAGTTGCGAACACGTGCAGATCAAGGCCGCGGCCCGCTTGGGAATCAATCGCAACACGCTGCACAAGAAGTTGAAGGAATACAACCTCGACGAGTCAGGCGCAGACGGTGGGGCGTGA
- a CDS encoding DUF1501 domain-containing protein: MNSQSANRCASRQRPFADDVGDCDKHLPRREFLWQFGGGLGGIALAQLLGQEKLLAAEANSADTPGSQPNPTGGLHHRARAKRVVQLFMSGAASQCDTFDYKPELIHRNGQKFDPGEKVELFQSDPGQCMQSPWAWQQYGQCGKWISDLVPHLAQCVDDIAFVHSMVSKSNVHGPATFMQNSGFVLPGFPAFGAWLSYGLGSMTDELPTFVVLPDSRGFAPNGPGNWTAGFLPAAHQGTMIRPAAANPIADLFPPKSAAFIRPESETAGLDVLRRLNRAHEASHSGDSQLEARIRSYELAARLQTSAPEVLDLSRENARTLEQYGLNDSVTADFGRNCLVARRLLERGVRFVQVWSGADNGFPRRNWDSHEDIARDHATMGRSMDQPAAALLNDLKDRGLLEDTLVMWTTEFGRMPCSQGTKGRDHNPFTFTTWLAGGGIRGGTTYGASDEWSYKAVENPTYCYDVHATMLHLLGIDHTKLAFRHNGIDRRLTDVHGQVIGELLS, translated from the coding sequence CAATCGCTGTGCCAGCCGGCAACGTCCCTTTGCGGATGACGTAGGGGATTGCGACAAACATCTGCCGCGCCGTGAGTTTCTCTGGCAGTTCGGCGGAGGGCTCGGCGGCATCGCGCTTGCGCAGCTATTGGGGCAAGAAAAGCTGTTGGCGGCCGAAGCAAATTCCGCGGACACCCCCGGCAGCCAACCGAATCCCACCGGCGGTCTGCATCATCGGGCCCGGGCCAAACGGGTCGTACAGCTATTCATGTCCGGCGCGGCCAGCCAGTGCGATACGTTCGACTACAAGCCGGAGCTGATTCACCGCAACGGCCAGAAATTCGATCCTGGTGAAAAGGTCGAATTGTTCCAAAGCGATCCCGGTCAATGCATGCAAAGCCCTTGGGCGTGGCAGCAGTATGGCCAGTGCGGCAAATGGATCAGCGACCTGGTGCCACATCTGGCCCAGTGCGTTGATGACATCGCGTTCGTGCATTCGATGGTTTCGAAATCGAACGTCCACGGCCCGGCCACGTTCATGCAGAACTCGGGCTTCGTGCTCCCCGGCTTTCCGGCGTTCGGCGCCTGGCTCAGCTACGGGCTAGGCAGCATGACCGACGAGCTGCCGACCTTTGTCGTGCTGCCTGACTCGCGTGGATTTGCTCCCAACGGCCCGGGCAATTGGACCGCCGGATTCCTCCCCGCCGCGCACCAGGGAACCATGATCCGGCCGGCCGCGGCCAACCCGATCGCGGATCTGTTTCCGCCGAAGTCTGCTGCATTTATCCGGCCCGAGAGTGAAACGGCCGGTCTCGACGTTTTGCGGCGACTCAACCGTGCTCACGAAGCCAGTCATTCAGGCGATTCACAGCTCGAAGCGCGCATTCGTTCGTACGAACTGGCGGCGCGACTGCAGACCAGTGCTCCGGAAGTGCTCGACCTGTCACGCGAGAACGCGCGAACTCTCGAACAGTACGGCTTGAACGATTCCGTAACCGCGGATTTCGGTCGCAACTGCCTGGTGGCGCGCCGACTGTTGGAGCGTGGCGTCCGTTTCGTGCAGGTCTGGAGCGGCGCCGACAATGGCTTCCCGCGCCGCAACTGGGATTCGCACGAGGACATCGCTCGCGATCATGCCACGATGGGACGCAGCATGGACCAGCCGGCCGCGGCGCTATTGAACGATCTGAAGGATCGTGGCCTGCTGGAAGACACTCTTGTGATGTGGACCACCGAATTCGGCCGGATGCCCTGCAGTCAGGGAACCAAGGGGCGCGATCATAACCCGTTCACCTTTACCACCTGGCTGGCCGGCGGCGGCATTCGCGGCGGCACAACCTACGGAGCTAGTGATGAGTGGTCGTACAAGGCAGTCGAGAATCCCACCTACTGCTACGACGTACACGCCACGATGCTGCACCTGTTGGGCATCGACCACACGAAACTCGCCTTCCGCCACAACGGCATTGATCGCCGTTTGACCGACGTACACGGGCAGGTGATCGGAGAGCTATTGTCGTAG